A window from Peromyscus eremicus chromosome 1, PerEre_H2_v1, whole genome shotgun sequence encodes these proteins:
- the LOC131909033 gene encoding olfactory receptor 5AN6, with translation MTGGRNSTTITKFILVGFSDFPKLKLVLFVVFLGIYLSTVVWNLGLIILIKIDPYLHTPMYFFLSNLSFLDFWYISSTTPKMLSGFFQKPKSISFLGCTMQYFFFSSLGLAECCLLAAMAYDRYAAICNPLLYTAIMSPSLCVQMVAGAYITGLFGSLLQLCAILQLHFCGPNVINHFFCDLPQLLVLSCSETFPLQVLKFVIAVIFGVASVLVILISYTYIVATILKISSADGRAKAFNTCASHLTAVTLFFGSGLFVYMRPSSDSSQGYDKMASIFYTVLIPMLNPLIYSLRNKDIKDALKRCKKRCFSHCHC, from the coding sequence ATGACCGGAGGGAGGAATAGTACAACCATCACCAAGTTCATTCTTGTGGGATTCTCAGACTTTCCCAAGCTCAAGCTGGTTCTCTTTGTTGTCTTCTTGGGAATTTATCTCTCCACAGTGGTGTGGAACCTGGGCCTCATCATCTTGATAAAGATTGACCCTTATCTACATACACctatgtacttcttcctcagcaACTTGTCATTTTTAGATTTCTGGTACATTTCCTCTACAACCCCTAAAATGCTCTCAGGATTCTTCCAGAAGCCTAAATCCATCTCCTTTTTGGGGTGCACCATGCAATACTTCTTCTTCTCAAGCCTGGGTCTGGCTGAGTGCTGTCTTCTGGCAGCCATGGCTTATGACCGGTATGCTGCCATTTGTAATCCTCTGCTCTACACAGCCATCATGTCCCCTTCCCTCTGTGTGCAGATGGTGGCGGGAGCCTATATCACTGGTCTCTTTGGTTCACTGCTACAACTGTGTGCTATACTTCAGCTGCATTTCTGTGGGCCAAATGTTATCAACCACTTCTTTTGTGACCTCCCTCAGTTATTAGTCCTCTCCTGCTCTGAAACTTTCCCCCTGCAGGTTCTGAAGTTTGTAATAGCAGTGATTTTTGGGGTGGCATCCGTCTTGGTCATCCTGATATCCTACACTTATATTGTTGCCACAATTTTGAAGATCAGCTCAGCAGATGGCAGGGCCAAGGCTTTCAATACCTGTGCCTCTCACCTGACAGCAGTCACTCTCTTTTTTGGATCAGGACTCTTTGTCTATATGCGCCCCAGCTCTGACAGTTCTCAGGGCTATGACAAGATGGCATCAATCTTCTATACAGTGCTGATTCCCATGTTGAACCCTCTGATTTACAGTCTCAGGAACAAGGACATCAAAGATGCTCTTAAGCGATGTAAGAAGAGGTGCTTTTCCCATTGCCACTGTTAA